In the genome of Yersinia enterocolitica, the window GCCCAGCGGCCCCATAGTTGTGTTGGTAGGCATCTTTCAGCGCATCGGCGTGGGCTTTGCCGTTGGGGGTTTCATGATGCTGTTGCGCCTTCTCCAGTGGGATATTTAGCAAGCGAACCAGTTGACCGGCTTTCACCTTGCGCCCTGAGCTGGCGATAAAGGTTTCAATGTCCATTTCCCCGGTACTGAGTGCGACAGTGCGCCAGCGTTTTAAGTCACGGTTGCCGCCTTCCTTGGCCCCTTGGAGCTTGCCAACACCGTTAAACAACGTATAGGCAGACTTAGCGACACTGTCAGGATCAGCGCCTTGCCCGACCTCATCCAATGGCATCAGCCCGTCATTGTGTGCGGCGGCTTCATTGGCAATACCTAGCGCCGTTCCGAACCATGTCAAACGCAGGGCATCCGGTTCACCGTATAGGCTGCTGGCAATATTAGCGGTAGTGGTTTTTCCTGAACTCGATTGTTCGTAGAAGTGAATACCGAACCCATCAGCACCAGCAAGGCCAATCAGCGGCGCGGCAAGTGCGGCACCTATCCCCGCCATCATGGATGGATTGCCCCGCGCCAGCCTTGCCACCGAATCACGCCAGCTTTCCTGTGTACCTTTCACTATGTACCCGGCAGCGGCAGCACTGCGACCATTGAACAGAACCGGCTTTTCAGGCGTACCGATGATTTCCCCGTCCGGCATGATGTACGCCCCGCACTGCCAGCCGGTAGCCTGAGCAACGCGCCATATTTCAAGGGAGCCGCTACGCTGTAGCCAGTCGGCCAGTATCGCCCTGAGTGTGCTTTTGGTGGTCACGTTCACCCCACCAGCCTTTAGAGTGCGCCAGCCCTCACGCTCACCAATGTCAGCCAAGGGGATTGCTGCTGTAGTCGGTATATCTTCACCTATCGGTAGCCAACGGATAATCAGGTATTGGTCTTTATCATCCCTGCCAGTGCCTATTACCTCTAAGGGCGAACACAACCAGCTTTCATTGTTGATAATCTCGCCGCTTTCTTTGTCCACCTTCGGCGTGATCCAATAAACCCCGTCTTTCCGGCTGATAATATGAGGCTTGAGCGGGTCAGTCTGTTGGCGGTCTTTTTTGCCGCCCTCTATCGCTTTGAGTTGAACGGACATGCTCGCCCCCTTTGGTTGATACAGTGATTCAGTAAAAGCGCGTTTAGTGGCTTCTGTGCCGTTCTGTTGGCGATAGTCGTCCCAGTCAGCTTTGTGGTCAGTGGGTGGCGTGGCTACCCAGCCAGAAACGGAAATAGCGGCTTTTTCAGCGGAGATAACGCCAATATTCTGCTTGGGTTTGCCTTTTTCGTCACATTCTCCCGGTTCGTGCCAGTCGTTATCTGCGGCAATGATGATTTTTGCTTGTGGCCACTTTGCCCGGCAGACTTTCGCAACGTGGATAAGGTTGCCTTCATCTAGTGCGGCAATGACCACCCCATCATCCAGTAACGAAACGGTAACGCCAGTAGCGTAACCCTCAGTGATCAACACCGTTACAGGCTCGACCTCCGTTGATGGTTGGTGCCTTACCGGAATAAACGAACCTTTTTTCGTGGTACCCGCTAATAGCCGTTTCGAACCGTCAGGGTTTATCACCTGTGCGCCGGTGGTGGTGCCGTCCATCGCTTGCAGCACCAATAATAGCGAGCCGTCACTGAGCAAGGCTTTCGAGGAGCTTGGAAGTTCCTTATTTAGCAGGTACTGAGATTCACCTGATACCGTTTTAGCCACCAGCGCCGCCACCTTGTCCGCAATGGCGATATTGGATTGAGGCTTCTTTCTGGCTGGCTTCGGTTCTGGTAAGGGCAGTGCCATCACACCCGCAACCATTTCAGCCGCTGAACGGGCGTCACATTGATTAACCTTCATCACTAAATCCAGTCCGGTACCCGCGCCACAGTGTGAACAATGGTAGGTTCCTCGCCCCTCCCGATCATCAAATCGATAGCGGGTTTTACCGCCACAGCTTGGACATTCGGCCTCACTACGATTGGTTGGAATATCCAGACGCCGGAAAATAGCTTCCCAGTGGCCTTTAGCCTTGCCGCGAACGTCATTAACAAAGTTATCTTTTACCATTTGGGAAAGCCCTCACGGTGCCAGATTTCGAACTGTGCATTTTGTGCGTTATCGTTTAACGCCGCGGCAATACGTGGCAAATACATCAGCGCCTCACCCAGCGAGCGCAAATCTTTGGCGGCTAAATCATCGCTGTAATTCTCACCACCTGTCGCCCAGAACGCCATACTACCCATACTCTGAATGCCGGACATAATCCCGTCGAATGCTGCTTCACTTTGATTACGCACCTCATTCAGCGTCTTGCTGTCCATCTGACTGAAATCATTTCTCGCCAAGTGGTTATAGATATCAGTCATAGTTAATTACTCCCAATAAAGGTAAATTCAGCAACGAACCGCGCCAGTGGCACAGTGCAAGGGGCTGGATATCCATCACGGCTAAAGGTTATTCGGTTAAAAGCTACGGACTGTACAGTGACCTTATCGCCTTGGCGGTCTTTATAGCGGTCATTAGGAAGCGGTTCGCGCATAGTTCACCCCCTCGATATTATTTGCCGCTTTTGCTGCACGTTGCTGTACAAATACAAGAAGTTCGCAACCGATGTCCCCACCTTCAGGATCACCTATCAGCATTTGAGCGACTTCCAGCATACGAGAGAGGTTAAACAGCAAGTCAGATACTTCACAGGGAATCAGCTTATCCATGAGTGACCTCCATTGCGGCGCTGAGTGATTGATGAACCTCATGGTTGATGTCACAATCTAGGCATATCAGGTCGATAAGATGCTCTGAGCATTCATTACTGGCTTTTTCCATAATGGTTTCATAAAGCGAACAGGCTAAACCGCTGCGATACGCCGCCAGTTCCAAGGAAATAGGCTTACGCATGACTCACCTCCGGCAGACGTCCAGCGAAAGAAAGCACAAACTGACCAGCCAGAGAGCGGCGGGCATCTTGTTCGGAATGGGCAGTGACTGATTCACGGTGCGGCTTGGCGTTCAGGTCAGAACGGCACACGGCGAGAAAGAGAAATTTAAAGCGAGTTGGGGTATGATTTAACATAGCTGCCTCGTTACTTGCGTTAACGTTGGTGGTGAGAGGCCCGGTTAGTGGTGAGACACTTCCGGGCTTCGTTATATGTGCGCCACCTGTGGATAAGGTGTGTAAACACGATAGGTTATGATGTATAAACACGTCAAGTCTTTTAAATAAATAATTATTGCGTATAGTGTGTAAACATAAATCAAGTTTTATTTTCGAGGCTCTAATGGCAACGGGTAACAAAAACAATAAATCGAGTTTTAAAGGAATTCGCTTTCCGTATGAGTTAATCGATGATATTGACGCTAGCGTAGAGCGTGAAAAGGCAGATAATCCGGGGGCAAACTTTTCCGCATGGGTGCTCGATGCCTGTGGCCGCAAACTCAAGGGTGAGCAACGCAAGAAGGCCAAAGAAGCACCAGAGGGCTGAACAGGCTTACTTACAGTAACTCTGTGACCTACGAAAGTTTCGCAGATACGAACAGGCTGTTCTGCAAGGTGTTGATTTTTATAATTACGCAAATTTGCGTTATCATTTAGCATGTGTGGGTTTTGCAAATAGTTTTTAACTAGCTGCAAATCCTGCCGCGCTGCAAGATGTTGATTTAACTCATGATGGAAAAACCCATAACCCCAAAGCGCGGTATTCTCAGTACCGCCTTTTTCTTTGCCTGTAACCTGCTGATTTTCGTTGTTACATCCGTTTTGAATGACTGCCGAACCTGAGCAATGTTTATGTTCAGCCGAACCCGAATACTGTTCGTCTTTGATTTCCCGACAAACGGACTGTGCGTTCCTCGAAAGAATCAATGAGTTAGGTAATTGTTTTGTTTTAGCACAATTAAGTTTAATCAACGGGTTACGGCGTACCGGTAAACTCGGTGAATCGCGGTGTTTGATTTCCCGACTCCCTGCGCGGCAGGTTTGTGCAAGAATCAATGAATTGCGTGATGTTTGTGAGTAGCCGAAAGTCACCCACAAAGTTTTGTGCAACTGGCCCGAAATTACTAGGTTAGTATGCGACTCGCTCAAAGATAGTCGGTTCAGGGAGCCAGCCAAGGGAAAGGCTTTATTCTGGCTGGCTGCTGGAGTTGTGAGCATCATGCCAATACCTCCAGTCGCTTAGTAAGCCAACGTTGAGCCAGTTCGGTGAGCTTTACTTTCCGAGTGGCTGTAGATGTATCCAGATCAAGCAACGCACAATCACGGCTTTCCAGATAGGCCACCAGCGCCAACTGCTCAGTATTCATGTGGTCGCGCACTTTCCCGCTGATACCATTTCTCTTCGCCCATACAGGTGGGTGCATACCAAGTACCAGGCGATTGATAAACGTGCATTCATTGCTGTAGGCGAAACCATGCTGTGTGTCGCCGGTGCGCTCGATATAACCCTTCACGGCCTCAGACATGCTTTTGTGGTCTTCACAGGCCGCAACACGGTTCTTGCGCCAATCCATCAGTGCGGCGCTGTATTCCTCTGGATCTACACGGCGAAGGCGTTCTTCACAGTCGATGAAGTATCGGCGGGCGGCTTTGCCTTGATCGTTGCGTTCGACCATCGATAGCTCTTTAGCCATATCCAAACTGAGAATGTAATCATGCTCGACCTGCTGGCGTGATTTTGCGCTCGCCCGTTTTGGCGTGCTCAAATTTTCCGCAATGACGTAATCAACATCTTCAATAAATCCGAACTGCTTAACCCGCCCTTTAATCCAGTTGGTGAAATCACGGCCAACTTTCAAAAACACATGCAACTTCCTCCCACTAACGGATTGAATATCTTTGTTGCCAATATTGCAGATCAGTACGGGGATGCGTTCTGCAAAATTAACTACATTCTGAATTTTAGCGTGAGTTTGTCCCTGACCGGATTCGGTCACATTTTCAGTTTTCATATTTTTATGCTCCGTTATGCGGCGGCTGGTGTGTCCGGGTATAAATATAAAATATCGCTAATTTCACTTTCGGTTAATTGCTGGTGGCCGTTATATAAGGCGTTGTAATTAACTAATTGAATAACGAGCAGGACGTCATGGCGGCTTACAAAGCGATAACGGAAATGACTACCAATATTATCAGGGTTGCGCTCGTCAATGCGTTCCAGGCGAATATTGAGAAGGCGCTCAAGTTCAGTCGCATAATTACGGCCAGATGATAAACGCGCAAATTTGAGAATATCGTTTTCTGTCCAGCCCTCAATGCCTGTGCGCATCATGTAGCAACGTGCGCGGTGTTTCTTCGGCGGTGGCTTAATATGATGAACAGCGGTATTATCTTTGGCGCTAACCTGTCCGATAGTGCCCGCCTCGTTGCGGGTTTTCTTTTGCATTATGCGGCTTCCTTCTTAGATTCAATCCAAGCGTTGATTTCCACCGCGTCAAATGCCGTTACTCGTTCTGATAGCTTGATAGGACGGGGAAGGGTGCCGTTTTTGGCTTTGCGCCAGATTGTGGCCTCACTCACGCCCAGCAGTTTAGCCAGGCGCTTAGGTCGAATGTATCCGCTGATAGGAAAGGATGGTTCTGTATTTGTGTTCATTATTGTTCATGCCTCTACTTGATAGGGTATGCGTCAATAATGAGTGTCTTTAGAACAAAGTGGCGAGGTTATGCGAAAATTCAGCGGAGTTTTGATAATTCAGCTATCGATTTATCCCACCTCTGCGTAGCCAGCTTATGAGGGTGTTGTCGTCAACGTCTGGTAATAGGTTATTTTTGGATTGTCTGGCAATTTTTGCCCTAAGTTCTGAGATGCTGCCAGTTAAATCAGTATCTTTGAATCCGAGTGATTTTAACAAGCCAACAATATAATCTGATTGCTTTGCCGTGGTTCTAGTATTATCGGTAATTATTTCTTTTCCCTGTTCCCGATCGACGCCTTTAACCTCACCACTAATGAAACTTGGAAGGTATCCCCCCTTTCTTGAGTGAATAGTTTCTATTTGTTGCTTAGTTATAAATAAATCATTTGTGGTGATTTCAAATAAGGTTTTTACAGGGGTAATTAATCTCATGTTTTCATCGTAAGCCTGCTCGGTGGGTGGATGAGCAGTAATCATGTCTTTTTTGTTAGTTTCGTCAGCGATTTTGAGTGTGATATTTATAGCATTAAATGCGTAGTGATTTTTATCGCTCAACACAGAATACAGGTGTCCGTCAAATTCTGGGAAAATAGCCCATAACCCAACAAGATAGACTAGCGGTTTTTTTAGCGCCGGATGATTTTCATATTCAAAATGGTATTGGTAGGCATCATCTTCTGATTCAGCTTCAAGGTTAAAATCTACTTTTGGTTTAAAACCGCTAAGAGGATACTCCCCGATATACCTTGCTGATATGCCAATTATTGATGATATGCCCGAATTTTCTTTTATCCATTGATCGGGATTATCTTCATAGCTGAATGGTGGACGGATAACTGATTCAAAACCATTAAATTTTAAGCAAAGTTCGATAGCTCCAATTTCAGCCCAATGGAGCAGATCGTCAATTTTACAATCTAGCAATTCTGCTGCCCTATTTAACCGGCAGTATTCGAGTGCTGGAATTCCGCTTTCTTCCCATATGCTTTTTGATCTTTCATTTTTTCCATTTTTCATGGCGTTACCTTTATACGCTAACCTTTGAAAAGTGGATTGAGCCGGGCGGTAAGGTTTTCCGCTTTTCACTCCGTCGAGCTAGGCTCAATCTGTTCTTTTATGCTGTTTTGTGCGTCCTATTGATAGGAGTAACATTGTAATCCTCACCCCTCTCTAGTGCCACCAGCAACGCTGCCCATTGCGCCAAAGCTGCCTTACGTTCATCAAAGTATTGGTGCCGGTTGTAGATGCCCTCAACGCCCTTTATACGGTGATTAAGGCAACGTTCGGCTACTACCGGATCAACTCCAAGCGAGGCTAAGTGTGTGCGAGCCGTGCGTCGGAAGTCGTGAATAGTGACATTTTCAACGTCCGCCATTTCAGCCCGTACTTTTGCCAATGCCACGGGTAAGGTGCTTTCTTGGATATGGGGAATCATCCTGTTTTGCATTTTTCTGGCTGGCAGTACCCATGCGCTGTTGCATGAGAATGTATGAAGCTCTTTAAGCCACTCAACCGCTGGTGGTGGTAATGGAATATCGATAGCATCGCCGTTCTTACTGCGCTCTGCTGGCAAGTGCCATATAGCGGCGTCTAAGTCGAATTCTTCCCAACGGGCGGCGCATAGTTCCATTTTTCTCACGCACAGAGCCAACAATAACTTAAATGTTATTTCATTCTGACGGCTGAACCCTTTAGCCATGCGCATAGCTTGGAATAACCGGATTAATTCATCACGAGTTAGCCAGCGATCGCGGCTCACTTCTTTCCCGCCAGCGTCTGCCACCTCAAAGGCTGAGCATGGGTTGACTTCTAATGCGTGACGCTTGATACCGTAATCGAATATGCGCCGCGTCCAACGTAAAACATCTGTGGCTATGGTTGGTGCTCCACGGTCTACGATGGCCTTTAGCATGTCGTCAATGTGTCGTGGCTTTACATCTTCTACCTTCATGCTGCCAATATGCGGGTTTATATCTTTGTCGATACGGCGGCGCAAAATGTCTGGGTGCTTCCAGCGAGGAAGGATCTGGCGCTCAAAGTATTCAGCGGCAAGCTCTGAAACGCGCATGGCGTTCTTTTCGGCTTCCATCTTCGCCAGCGCTTCCGTTTTCCGCTCTTGTTTCTCTCCAGCAACGTCATAGCCAAGCGATACACGTGCTGATAGCTCTTTTACTATGTCACGGGCTTTGGACAGTGATATTTCAGAATATGAACCAATGAGCATGATGCGGGACTTACCAGAGAACTTATAGCGGAAACGCCAGCTTGGTGATCTGTCAGCTTCCCTGTGTCGCAGATACAGCCCATTGCCATCTGCCCGGCCTTCAAATCGTTCTCCGGCCTTTATCCAAGCCCGAATCTGCATGTCTGTGAGTTTTGCCATAACGACTACCTAAACATTGAATAGAAGGGTGTACCCAAAGTGATGTACACAAAACGCATTGGGTACACCTTTGTGTACACGGTAATCATGCGCTTTAATGCGTCTTTATGATAGCTAATGATAATAAAAAAGCCCGTCTATATGCGGGCTTTGCTGGTTTTTTGCGTTCTAGTGATAGCTTATGAAATATTACTCGATGTTTTGAATCTGCTCGCGCATTTGCTCGATTAGTACTTTCAGTTCGATAGCGGAGTTGGTCACGTCGGCATTGATAGACTTTGATGCCAGCGTATTCGATTCGCGGTTAAATTCTTGCATCATAAAATCAAGGCGACGGCCTACCGCTTCTTTCTTCTTCAGAATATTGTGCGTTTCTTTAACGTGCGCTTCCAGGCGATCTAGCTCTTCGGCAACATCGACACGTTGCGCCATCAGCACCAATTCCTGCTCCAGACGGGTATTTTCCAGTTGGACTTGCGCTTCTTCCAGCTTATTGAGCAAGCG includes:
- a CDS encoding DUF4222 domain-containing protein; translated protein: MREPLPNDRYKDRQGDKVTVQSVAFNRITFSRDGYPAPCTVPLARFVAEFTFIGSN
- a CDS encoding host cell division inhibitor Icd-like protein, which codes for MLNHTPTRFKFLFLAVCRSDLNAKPHRESVTAHSEQDARRSLAGQFVLSFAGRLPEVSHA
- a CDS encoding AlpA family phage regulatory protein, with product MNTNTEPSFPISGYIRPKRLAKLLGVSEATIWRKAKNGTLPRPIKLSERVTAFDAVEINAWIESKKEAA
- a CDS encoding phage antirepressor Ant, with amino-acid sequence MKTENVTESGQGQTHAKIQNVVNFAERIPVLICNIGNKDIQSVSGRKLHVFLKVGRDFTNWIKGRVKQFGFIEDVDYVIAENLSTPKRASAKSRQQVEHDYILSLDMAKELSMVERNDQGKAARRYFIDCEERLRRVDPEEYSAALMDWRKNRVAACEDHKSMSEAVKGYIERTGDTQHGFAYSNECTFINRLVLGMHPPVWAKRNGISGKVRDHMNTEQLALVAYLESRDCALLDLDTSTATRKVKLTELAQRWLTKRLEVLA
- a CDS encoding DUF927 domain-containing protein; protein product: MVKDNFVNDVRGKAKGHWEAIFRRLDIPTNRSEAECPSCGGKTRYRFDDREGRGTYHCSHCGAGTGLDLVMKVNQCDARSAAEMVAGVMALPLPEPKPARKKPQSNIAIADKVAALVAKTVSGESQYLLNKELPSSSKALLSDGSLLLVLQAMDGTTTGAQVINPDGSKRLLAGTTKKGSFIPVRHQPSTEVEPVTVLITEGYATGVTVSLLDDGVVIAALDEGNLIHVAKVCRAKWPQAKIIIAADNDWHEPGECDEKGKPKQNIGVISAEKAAISVSGWVATPPTDHKADWDDYRQQNGTEATKRAFTESLYQPKGASMSVQLKAIEGGKKDRQQTDPLKPHIISRKDGVYWITPKVDKESGEIINNESWLCSPLEVIGTGRDDKDQYLIIRWLPIGEDIPTTAAIPLADIGEREGWRTLKAGGVNVTTKSTLRAILADWLQRSGSLEIWRVAQATGWQCGAYIMPDGEIIGTPEKPVLFNGRSAAAAGYIVKGTQESWRDSVARLARGNPSMMAGIGAALAAPLIGLAGADGFGIHFYEQSSSGKTTTANIASSLYGEPDALRLTWFGTALGIANEAAAHNDGLMPLDEVGQGADPDSVAKSAYTLFNGVGKLQGAKEGGNRDLKRWRTVALSTGEMDIETFIASSGRKVKAGQLVRLLNIPLEKAQQHHETPNGKAHADALKDAYQHNYGAAGRYWIKHLADHQQQAVAAVREAESRWRSLIPADYGEQVHRVAARFAVLEAALLFGRVVTGWDEQECRDAIQHNFNAWIKEFGTGNKEHQQVIEQTEGFLNAYGLSRFAPLPYDPQSLPIRDLAGYRDKGKHDRDAMVFYTFPAAFEDEIARGFNVKHFAKALAGAGMLTPPASGRGYQRKSPRIDGRQINVYVIQHMPESSQPDE
- a CDS encoding site-specific integrase, encoding MAKLTDMQIRAWIKAGERFEGRADGNGLYLRHREADRSPSWRFRYKFSGKSRIMLIGSYSEISLSKARDIVKELSARVSLGYDVAGEKQERKTEALAKMEAEKNAMRVSELAAEYFERQILPRWKHPDILRRRIDKDINPHIGSMKVEDVKPRHIDDMLKAIVDRGAPTIATDVLRWTRRIFDYGIKRHALEVNPCSAFEVADAGGKEVSRDRWLTRDELIRLFQAMRMAKGFSRQNEITFKLLLALCVRKMELCAARWEEFDLDAAIWHLPAERSKNGDAIDIPLPPPAVEWLKELHTFSCNSAWVLPARKMQNRMIPHIQESTLPVALAKVRAEMADVENVTIHDFRRTARTHLASLGVDPVVAERCLNHRIKGVEGIYNRHQYFDERKAALAQWAALLVALERGEDYNVTPINRTHKTA